The DNA sequence TGGGTCGGGTCAGAGTCTATCTGGGTCCAAAGCCCGGCTCTGTTCTGGGATCCTGGTTCCAGTTCTGAACGGATCCGGGATTCCAGAACAGTGGTTCtgtgatcaggagcagatgtggCACTAAGCTCCGCCCTCGACAGTTCCAGCAGAACCCATTGCTGGACGCTGACGCTAGAAAGGGGTTGAGGGGCGGAGCCAGAAACGTCCTGTGAGCCTCAGTCACTGTGAGCCCCTCCCCCTATGGGAGGACAGATGCTGTTGTCATGACAACAGCTGCGGTTGGCGCTTGGTGACAACCGCTCAGACATAAACTCGCCACCGTCTGCGGCGTCCTCTCCATCACCTGTTGTCTCCGCCTCCAGTGTCTCCAGTACAAGACGGACCAGGCCCAGGACGTCAAGAAGATCGAGAAGCTGCACGGAAAGCTGATGAGACTCATGGTTTCCAAGGAGACGCACAGCGGCGCCATGGAGACGGACTGATGCTGCGGATGCTCTGTgatgtgtttgggggggggggtcctgccCTGATGGAGCGTCAGGGGAGGGGTTATATTTATATCATATCTTTGTTTGTGTGACTGAAACGGCGGCGTTGCCCCCCCAGGCCTTTTCTGGGACTCTTTTCTGTATTAAAGTTTCTTTTCCAGCTGCTCTCCTGCCTCCTGCTTCATCAGAGCCTTGGTGGTTCGTTGCTGTCAGGACTTTCCTGAAGGTGGCGCTCTGCGCTCCTGCCCGCTTTCCCGCCCTAACCTCTATAAAACCATGCAGTGCTTGGATTCTAACAGCTGGTCGGACGCTACGCTCACTGGTTTCCAAACGGCAGAGGTGACGGTCATTTATGAGTCCACggtcttctgaagatgaaaacgttgagggtttataaaaaaatacgtttttggcaaaaattgttccgatgcaatgcattgtggtctatatgtggtcagagacttctgggaaatttctgggATTTTAGAATTGTGGATTCTGACGGCACTAcaagggaaggaattcggacagaTGTTTGGAACCAGAGCAGCCTCAAACAGAACCGGGCCTCACCTCCAGAACTCTGGACTGTTTCCCCTGAGAAGGGAACTGGCTCCGCCCCCTTTGCAGTCACGTGACAACATGACAGCTACCGAGTAATCGAGACTacatatcccacaatccctggAGACGTTCAAAGATGCTCGTCAAGGAGAAAGTGGGCGGGCGTTttcgggaggggggggggcatttcagTACAGGACCGCAGCGGTCCGTGCTGGTCCGGTTCTGGTCCAGGTAAGGGTTCCAAACTTCTCTATTGTAGCAGATCAGGATGCTGCGTTCACGGTATCGCTCGGAAATCACGTAGAAATATGTTGAAGTGAAAACTGCTCAAACTGAGGTGTTACTTAAACTTTAAGTTAAAGTTAGATTAAGTTAAAGGAGAAGATGTTTTACAGTTTGAGTCTCTGAATCTCACGTGAATCCAGATTATACTTTCATCTGTTGAACTTCAATGACCTCAGAGAGCTTTAATGACCAACCAAGTATTTCTGATCACAGGTGAACTTTTCAAAGATTCAGAGCAGAGAAGACGGACAGGTGAGTTTGGACCACAGGTGTTTGTTTCAATAAAACCAGTAAATCTAGGAATGGATCGAAAAACCTGTTTGGTCAAACGGATCAGAAGCAGAACCGCAGCTTTGTTAGGATTTATGTTATGAaaacagctgattctgattAGGTATGTTAAACTATACATTTTTCTGCCGTTTTTCAATCAttatatttaaacttaattttaactcTTTAAGAGggaataaaaaactaaacaggaAAATCTGTTTCTGATGATCTCGATGTAGCTGGGATTTCCGACGGTTCCTGAAGTTCACACTTCGCTGCTCTAATCTCAAACACGGGATTCCTTTTGCTCAGAGACCAGACTGCCTCCTCCGATCCTGCCAGCTGGCCTCAAACGCACCACTGATGCGTTAGGGTTCAAAGTCCTGCTTTGTGCTCATAATCGGACTAATGTGTTGATCCGATCAGCCGCGTGGCGGACACGGATCAGCAGAAAACGGGAAATCACTTCAAGACACGGAAAGGCTGCAGTTTCTTTCTGCTGAGTCACTGCTGACGTCGCATGTCCGCATGACTCATCAGAAATAACGCTCATTCTTCATCGGAGCGTGAAAGTGGAGAGAAAATAAATTCAGTAACATAACAGTAAACATTTATTATGAGGTCGGGGGGGGGGACCCCTCCCTCCCAGCATCACCCCAATATCAAGCGGAGGGGGGCTCTGCTGCTGGAAACTGGAGACGCATGTCAGAAGTTTTGAATGAAGTCATACAGAAACTAGATGAAGGCAGAagccgaccccccccccccccccccccccccccccaggaggaGCAGAAGACGGTTCTCTGGGTGGGGGTGTCAGGAGAACGTTGGGAAGGACTGTCATCGTCTTTTCTCCTCCACTCAGACAGACATGCTGGCAGAGCTGCTGGTTGCCGTGGTGACAGCTGGACTGGTCCTCTTCCTGGTTCAGAGGAGCAGGAACCCGGTTCTGAAGGCAGAAGATGGCTGGTGGGGGCCCGGAGTGGCCCCCCATGCAGAGGAGGACGTCTCCTTACGTCCTTTTGAAGTCAGGACGAGTGAAGAAGAGCTGGAGGTCAGAGCTGCAGGGCGTCATGGAGGACGTGATGAAGACCACAGCtgctcatcttcttcctctctttctGGTCACCAGGACCTCTACAGCAGGATGGACCGAACCCGTCCGGTTCCGTCTGTAGAGGACAGTCGGTTCCACTACGGCTTCAACTCCCAGCACCTCCAGGACGTGGTCTCCTACTGGAGGAAGGACTTTGACTGGAGGAGACAAGTCCACGGGCTGAACCGCTACCCGCACTTCAGGACCAGGATTGAAGGTGAGGCTGGAGGAGGTGCAGACGCCTCCTCAGAGCTCCTCTCACCATCGGCTCCTCCTTCCAGGCATTGACGTGCACTATGTGCACGTGAAGCCCAGGAGGGTGGCAGAGGGAGCGCCggcacttcccatcatcctggTTCACGGCTGGCCCGGCTCCTTCTACGAGTTCTACAGGCTGATCCCGCTGCTGACAGAACCGGAGAACCCGGAGGAGCCGGTCTTTGAGGTGGTGTGTCCGTCCATCCCGGGTTACGGCTTCTCTGAGGCGCCGCACAAGAGAGGCGAGTGTTCAGAGCCGCTGGTGCTGGGGAGGGCGGTGTATGAACACCCGTCTGCTCCCAGGAGGCCTTTTTCTGCACGTCTATTGCTGTGCacgtgtgtctgtctgcagggTTCAATTCCGTCTGTGCAGCAAACGTCTTCCAGAAGCTGATGAAGCGTCTGGGCTTCCAAACGTTCTTTGCTCATGGGGGGGACTGGGGATGGCAGATCACCACCAACATGGCTCAGCTGGACCCCGGGTGAGACCATCCGTCATAATGAAGGGTCAGCTGGACCCCGGGTGAGACCATCTGTCATAATGAAGGGTCAGCTGGACCCCGGGTGAGACCATCTGTCATAATGAAGGGTCAGCTGGACCCCGGGTGAGACCATCTGTCATAATGAAGGGTCAGCTGGACCCCGGGTGAGACCATCTGTCATAATgaggggtcagctggaccccAGGTTAGACCATCTGTCATGATgaggggtcagctggaccccgggtgagaccatctgtcataatgaggggtcagctggaccccgggtgagaccatctgtcataatgaagggtcagctggaccccgggtgagaccatctgtcataatgaagggtcagctggaccccgggtgagaccatctgtcataatgaagggtcagctggaccccgggtgagaccatctgtcataatgaggggtcagctggaccccAGGTTAGACCATCTGTCATGATGAGGGGTCAACTGGACCCCGGGTGAAACCATCTGTCATAATgaggggtcagctggaccccgggtgagaccatctgtcataatgaggggtcagctggaccccAGGTTAGACCATCTGTCATGATgaggggtcagctggaccccgGGTGAGACCTTCTGTCAAAATGAGGGGTCAGATGGACCCCGGGTGAGACCATCTGTCATAATgaggggtcagctggaccccAGGTTAGACCATCTGTCATAATgaggggtcagctggaccccgggtgagaccatctgtcataatgaggggtcagctggaccccgGGTGAAACCATCTGTCATAATGAGGGGTCAGATCGACCCCGGGTGAGACCATCTGTAATgaggggtcagctggaccccgggtgagaccatctgtcataatgaggggtcagctggaccccgggtgacaccatctgtcataatgaggggtcagctggaccccgggtgaaaccatctgtcataatgaggggtcagctggaccccgggtgagaccatctgtcataatgaggggtcagctggaccccgGGTGAGACCATCTGTCATGATgaggggtcagctggaccccgGGTGAGACCATCTGTCATGATgaggggtcagctggaccccgGCTGAGACGATCTGTCATAATGAGGGATCAGCTGGACCCCTAGTGAGACCATCAGTCATAATGAGGGGTCGGCTGGACCCCGGGTCAGACCATCTGTCATAATGAGAGGTCAGCTGGACCCCGGGTCAGACCATCTGTCATGAGGGGTCAGCTGGACCGCGGTTGACACCATCTGTCATGATgaggggtcagctggaccccgGGTGAGACCATCTGTCATAATAaggggtcagctggaccccgGGTGAGACCATCTGTAATgaggggtcagctggaccccgggtgagaccatctgtcataatgaggggtcagctggaccccgggtgagaccatctgtcataatgaggggtcagctggaccccCGGTGACACCATCTGTCATAATgaggggtcagctggaccccgGGTGAGACCATCTGTAATgaggggtcagctggaccccgggtcagaccatctgtcataatgaggggtcagctggaccccAGGTTAGACCATCTGTCATGATgaggggtcagctggaccccgggtgagaccatctgtcataatgaggggtcagctggaccccgggtgagaccatctgtcataatgaagggtcagctggaccccgggtgagaccatctgtcataatgaagggtcagctggaccccgggtgagaccatctgtcataatgaagggtcagctggaccccgggtgagaccatctgtcataatgaggggtcagctggaccccAGGTTAGACCATCTGTCATGATgaggggtcagctggaccccgggtgagaccatctgtcataatgaggggtcagctggaccccgggtgagaccatctgtcataatgaggggtcagctggaccccAGGTTAGACCATCTGTCATGATgaggggtcagctggaccccgGGTGAGACCTTCTGTCAAAATGAGGGGTCAGATGGACCCCGGGTGAGACCATCTGTCATAATgaggggtcagctggaccccAGGTTAGACCATCTGTCATAATgaggggtcagctggaccccgggtgagaccatctgtcataatgaggggtcagctggaccccgGGTGAAACCATCTGTCATAATGAGGGGTCAGATCGACCCCGGGTGAGACCATCTGTAATgaggggtcagctggaccccgggtgagaccatctgtcataatgaggggtcagctggaccccgggtgacaccatctgtcataatgaggggtcagctggaccccgGGTGAGACCATCTGTCATAATGAGGGGTCGGCTGGACCTCGGGTCAGACCATCTGTCATGAGGGGTCAGCTGGACTGCGGTTGACACCATCTGTCATAATgaggggtcagctggaccccgGGTGAGACCATCTGTCATAGTAaggggtcagctggaccccgGGTGAGACAATCTGTAATgaggggtcagctggaccccgGGTGAGACAATCTGTAATgaggggtcagctggaccccgggtgaaaccatctgtcataatgaggggtcagctggaccccgggtgagaccatctgtcataatgaggggtcagctggaccccAGGTTAGACCATCTGTCATAATgaggggtcagctggaccccgggtgagaccatctgtcataatgaggggtcagctggaccccgggtgagaccatctgtcataatgaggggtcagctggaccccgGGTGAGACCATCTATCATAATgaggggtcagctggaccccAGGTTAGACCATCTGTCATGATgaggggtcagctggaccccgGCTGAGACGATCTGTCATAATGAGGGATCAGCTGGACCCCTAGTGAGACCATCAGTCATAATGAGGGGTCGGCTGGACCCCGGGTCAGACCATCTGTCATAATGAGAGGTCAGCTGGACCCCGGGTCAGACCATCTGTCATGAGGGGTCAGCTGGACCGCGGTTGACACCATCTGTCATGATgaggggtcagctggaccccgGGTGAGACCATCTGTCATAATAaggggtcagctggaccccgGGTGAGACCATCTGTAATgaggggtcagctggaccccgGGTGAGACCATCTGTCATAATGAGGGGTCAGCTGGACTGCGGTTGACACCATCTGTCATAATgaggggtcagctggaccccgGGTGAGACCATCTGTCATAGTAaggggtcagctggaccccgGGTGAGACAATCTGTAATgaggggtcagctggaccccgGGTGAGACAATCTGTAATgaggggtcagctggaccccgggtgaaaccatctgtcataatgaggggtcagctggaccccgGGTGAGACCATCTATCATAATgaggggtcagctggaccccAGGTTAGACCATCTGTCATGATgaggggtcagctggaccccgGCTGAGACGATCTGTCATAATGAGGGATCAGCTGGACCCCTAGTGAGACCATCAGTCATAATGAGGGGTCGGCTGGACCCCGGGTCAGACCATCTGTCATAATG is a window from the Oryzias latipes chromosome 24, ASM223467v1 genome containing:
- the ephx1 gene encoding epoxide hydrolase 1 isoform X2, giving the protein MQCLDSNSWSDATLTGFQTAEVNFSKIQSREDGQTDMLAELLVAVVTAGLVLFLVQRSRNPVLKAEDGWWGPGVAPHAEEDVSLRPFEVRTSEEELEDLYSRMDRTRPVPSVEDSRFHYGFNSQHLQDVVSYWRKDFDWRRQVHGLNRYPHFRTRIEGIDVHYVHVKPRRVAEGAPALPIILVHGWPGSFYEFYRLIPLLTEPENPEEPVFEVVCPSIPGYGFSEAPHKRGFNSVCAANVFQKLMKRLGFQTFFAHGGDWGWQITTNMAQLDPGSVRGLHLSFAPPSKPGLLVALSLMLGRLFPTLFGFTEADRRLLYPCTEKLLLESMKESGYLHIQATKPDTAGRALNDSPVGLAAYILEKFSTWTNQNFRDLEDGGLTRKFSLDDLLTNVMIYWTSGCITSSMRFYKENFGKGLDQPHSRIPVNVPTGFACFPNDVMHSPKLWVKQKYRNLIRYTPMPRGGHFAAMEEPQLMAEDIQEFTKTVEKMIKL
- the ephx1 gene encoding epoxide hydrolase 1 isoform X3, which codes for MTNQVFLITGELFKDSEQRRRTDMLAELLVAVVTAGLVLFLVQRSRNPVLKAEDGWWGPGVAPHAEEDVSLRPFEVRTSEEELEDLYSRMDRTRPVPSVEDSRFHYGFNSQHLQDVVSYWRKDFDWRRQVHGLNRYPHFRTRIEGIDVHYVHVKPRRVAEGAPALPIILVHGWPGSFYEFYRLIPLLTEPENPEEPVFEVVCPSIPGYGFSEAPHKRGFNSVCAANVFQKLMKRLGFQTFFAHGGDWGWQITTNMAQLDPGSVRGLHLSFAPPSKPGLLVALSLMLGRLFPTLFGFTEADRRLLYPCTEKLLLESMKESGYLHIQATKPDTAGRALNDSPVGLAAYILEKFSTWTNQNFRDLEDGGLTRKFSLDDLLTNVMIYWTSGCITSSMRFYKENFGKGLDQPHSRIPVNVPTGFACFPNDVMHSPKLWVKQKYRNLIRYTPMPRGGHFAAMEEPQLMAEDIQEFTKTVEKMIKL
- the ephx1 gene encoding epoxide hydrolase 1 isoform X1; translated protein: MKAEADPPPPPPPPPRRSRRRFSGWGCQENVGKDCHRLFSSTQTDMLAELLVAVVTAGLVLFLVQRSRNPVLKAEDGWWGPGVAPHAEEDVSLRPFEVRTSEEELEDLYSRMDRTRPVPSVEDSRFHYGFNSQHLQDVVSYWRKDFDWRRQVHGLNRYPHFRTRIEGIDVHYVHVKPRRVAEGAPALPIILVHGWPGSFYEFYRLIPLLTEPENPEEPVFEVVCPSIPGYGFSEAPHKRGFNSVCAANVFQKLMKRLGFQTFFAHGGDWGWQITTNMAQLDPGSVRGLHLSFAPPSKPGLLVALSLMLGRLFPTLFGFTEADRRLLYPCTEKLLLESMKESGYLHIQATKPDTAGRALNDSPVGLAAYILEKFSTWTNQNFRDLEDGGLTRKFSLDDLLTNVMIYWTSGCITSSMRFYKENFGKGLDQPHSRIPVNVPTGFACFPNDVMHSPKLWVKQKYRNLIRYTPMPRGGHFAAMEEPQLMAEDIQEFTKTVEKMIKL
- the ephx1 gene encoding epoxide hydrolase 1 isoform X4 codes for the protein MLAELLVAVVTAGLVLFLVQRSRNPVLKAEDGWWGPGVAPHAEEDVSLRPFEVRTSEEELEDLYSRMDRTRPVPSVEDSRFHYGFNSQHLQDVVSYWRKDFDWRRQVHGLNRYPHFRTRIEGIDVHYVHVKPRRVAEGAPALPIILVHGWPGSFYEFYRLIPLLTEPENPEEPVFEVVCPSIPGYGFSEAPHKRGFNSVCAANVFQKLMKRLGFQTFFAHGGDWGWQITTNMAQLDPGSVRGLHLSFAPPSKPGLLVALSLMLGRLFPTLFGFTEADRRLLYPCTEKLLLESMKESGYLHIQATKPDTAGRALNDSPVGLAAYILEKFSTWTNQNFRDLEDGGLTRKFSLDDLLTNVMIYWTSGCITSSMRFYKENFGKGLDQPHSRIPVNVPTGFACFPNDVMHSPKLWVKQKYRNLIRYTPMPRGGHFAAMEEPQLMAEDIQEFTKTVEKMIKL